One Burkholderia pyrrocinia DNA segment encodes these proteins:
- a CDS encoding sigma-54-dependent transcriptional regulator: protein MEDEIRVLVVEDDENVRIGVEQAVALAGFPVDAFASAADALAHVAPGAPVVIVSDVRMPGIDGLQLLDRVMAVDAQIPVVLISGHADISTAVGAMQVGAYDFIEKPFSSDVIAGRVARAVEKRRLTLEVQGLRAALGNWQGIEAFVLGKSPAMADVRKKILRLADTSVSVLITGETGTGKELIARSLHDFGGRRDAHFVALNCGGLPEQIFESELFGHEAGAFTGAIKKRIGKIEWAHGGTLFLDEIETMPISLQIKMLRVLQERVVERLGANELIPVDCRVVAASKADLAELAADGRFRADLLYRLNVAQIELPPLRERREDVPLLFEHFVLAAARRFGQPAPVVSAAQVSELMTHAWPGNVRELQNVADRFVLGLTGDSLLSSGGAPIAGGTLAEQLAYFERMLIEDALQRHHGNVADASVALGMPKKTLYHKLRNLRIPARGDAAADGGE, encoded by the coding sequence ATGGAAGATGAGATTCGGGTGCTGGTCGTCGAGGACGATGAAAACGTCCGGATCGGCGTCGAGCAAGCCGTCGCGCTCGCCGGGTTCCCGGTCGACGCGTTCGCGTCGGCTGCCGACGCGCTCGCGCACGTCGCGCCCGGCGCGCCGGTCGTGATCGTGTCGGACGTGCGGATGCCGGGCATCGACGGGCTGCAGTTGCTCGACCGCGTGATGGCTGTCGATGCGCAGATTCCGGTCGTGCTGATCAGCGGCCACGCGGATATCTCGACGGCCGTCGGCGCGATGCAGGTCGGCGCGTACGACTTCATCGAGAAGCCGTTCTCGTCGGACGTGATCGCCGGCCGCGTCGCACGCGCGGTCGAGAAGCGCCGCCTGACGCTCGAGGTGCAGGGGCTGCGCGCGGCGCTCGGCAACTGGCAGGGCATCGAGGCGTTCGTGCTCGGCAAGTCGCCCGCGATGGCCGACGTGCGCAAGAAGATCCTGCGCCTCGCCGATACATCGGTATCCGTACTGATCACCGGCGAGACGGGCACCGGCAAGGAACTGATCGCGCGCAGCCTGCACGACTTCGGCGGCCGGCGCGATGCGCACTTCGTCGCGCTGAACTGCGGCGGCCTGCCCGAGCAGATCTTCGAGAGCGAACTGTTCGGCCACGAGGCCGGCGCGTTCACCGGCGCGATCAAGAAGCGCATCGGCAAGATCGAATGGGCGCACGGCGGCACGCTGTTCCTCGACGAGATCGAGACGATGCCGATTTCGCTGCAGATCAAGATGCTGCGCGTGCTGCAGGAGCGCGTGGTCGAGCGGCTCGGCGCGAACGAGCTGATTCCGGTCGATTGCCGCGTGGTTGCCGCGTCGAAGGCCGATCTCGCGGAACTCGCGGCCGACGGGCGTTTTCGCGCGGACCTGCTGTATCGCCTCAACGTCGCGCAGATCGAACTGCCGCCGCTGCGCGAGCGGCGCGAGGACGTGCCGCTGCTGTTCGAGCATTTCGTGCTCGCGGCCGCGCGGCGCTTCGGGCAGCCGGCGCCGGTCGTCTCGGCTGCGCAGGTGTCCGAACTGATGACGCACGCGTGGCCCGGCAACGTACGCGAGCTGCAGAACGTGGCCGACCGCTTCGTGCTCGGGCTGACCGGCGACAGCCTGCTGTCGTCCGGCGGCGCGCCGATCGCGGGCGGCACGCTCGCGGAGCAACTCGCGTATTTCGAGCGGATGCTGATCGAGGACGCGCTGCAGCGTCACCACGGCAACGTCGCGGATGCGAGCGTCGCGCTCGGCATGCCGAAGAAGACGCTCTATCACAAGCTGCGCAACCTGCGGATTCCCGCGCGCGGCGACGCGGCGGCCGACGGCGGCGAATGA
- a CDS encoding sensor histidine kinase — protein MRANVQKSFKGIPWWGWASAAVLYVGVAGAAVDFAWERAIDALEETGAHRLDLYASSLKSELGRFEILPGLVARQDGVRAMLKAVPRDAPELVHTVNTYLEAVNRDAGSGAVDVIDLQGEVIAASNWNETLSFVGTNVSYRPYFKDALARGSGRFFGIGTNTGVPGVYFASAVRDDGVPIGVAAVKISVDSLESAWRAPGVAAMVVDSNGVVVISTEPEWKFTALRPITAQQQRDIQASRQYAGRTVDALPYRRIGDRSAAAWFGTFPDPRHAGRTTRYLVMSRPAPQAGDSLMVLLDIAGARRQQQTAFVFVTGAFLIAALLAGYAIQRRRAIVARLNAQDALRRANDRLELTVAQRTAALTAANEQMQREIVERERTEQRLRDSQQEVVHAGKLAVLGQMAAGLTHELNQPLVAIRTLCDNARTFFERGQPAPAYANLERIGKLVDSMAVLTGELKTFARKPDVERVAVSLNEAVAHARLIYDARIRDEGVRLDVNIAPGTAVSAESSQLQQVIVNLLGNALDAVHDAPVRRIVIDAAGPDEAGRVRFTIADSGAGIAPEVLPHLFEPFVTTKPRGQGLGLGLAITSRIVEAFGAKIAATNRDEGGAQFSIEFAAATLQRTEHGR, from the coding sequence ATGAGGGCGAACGTGCAGAAGAGCTTCAAGGGAATCCCGTGGTGGGGCTGGGCGTCGGCGGCCGTGCTGTATGTCGGCGTGGCGGGCGCGGCCGTCGATTTCGCATGGGAACGCGCGATCGACGCGCTCGAGGAAACCGGCGCGCACCGGCTCGACCTGTATGCGTCGAGCCTGAAGAGCGAACTCGGCCGCTTCGAGATCCTGCCCGGCCTGGTCGCGCGACAGGACGGCGTGCGCGCGATGCTGAAGGCCGTGCCGCGCGACGCGCCCGAGCTCGTGCACACGGTGAACACGTACCTCGAAGCCGTGAACCGCGACGCGGGCAGCGGCGCGGTCGACGTGATCGACCTGCAGGGTGAAGTGATCGCCGCCAGCAACTGGAACGAGACGCTCAGCTTCGTCGGTACGAACGTGTCGTACCGGCCGTACTTCAAGGACGCACTCGCGCGCGGCAGCGGCCGCTTCTTCGGCATCGGCACCAACACGGGCGTGCCGGGCGTCTACTTCGCCAGCGCGGTGCGCGACGACGGCGTGCCGATCGGCGTCGCCGCCGTGAAGATCAGCGTCGATTCGCTCGAATCGGCATGGCGCGCGCCGGGCGTCGCCGCGATGGTCGTCGACAGCAACGGCGTGGTCGTGATCTCGACCGAACCCGAATGGAAATTCACCGCGCTGCGCCCGATCACCGCGCAGCAGCAGCGCGACATCCAGGCGTCGCGTCAATACGCGGGCCGCACGGTCGACGCGCTGCCGTACCGCCGCATCGGCGACCGCAGCGCGGCCGCCTGGTTCGGCACGTTCCCCGATCCGCGCCACGCCGGCCGCACCACGCGCTATCTCGTGATGTCGCGCCCCGCGCCGCAGGCCGGCGACTCGCTGATGGTGCTGCTCGACATCGCGGGCGCACGGCGCCAGCAGCAGACGGCGTTCGTGTTCGTCACCGGCGCGTTCCTGATCGCCGCGCTGCTGGCCGGCTACGCGATCCAGCGCCGCCGGGCGATCGTCGCGCGGCTGAATGCGCAGGACGCGCTGCGCCGCGCGAACGACCGGCTCGAACTGACCGTCGCGCAGCGCACGGCCGCGCTGACGGCCGCGAACGAGCAGATGCAGCGCGAGATCGTCGAACGCGAGCGCACCGAGCAGCGGCTGCGCGATTCGCAGCAGGAAGTCGTGCACGCGGGCAAGCTCGCGGTGCTCGGGCAGATGGCCGCCGGCCTCACGCACGAGCTGAACCAGCCGCTCGTCGCGATCCGCACGCTGTGCGACAACGCGCGCACGTTCTTCGAGCGCGGCCAGCCTGCGCCGGCGTATGCCAATCTCGAACGGATCGGCAAGCTCGTCGACAGCATGGCCGTGCTCACCGGCGAGCTGAAAACCTTCGCGCGCAAGCCCGACGTCGAGCGCGTCGCGGTGTCGCTGAACGAGGCCGTCGCGCATGCACGGCTCATCTACGATGCGCGGATCCGCGACGAAGGCGTGCGGCTCGACGTGAACATCGCGCCCGGCACCGCGGTGTCGGCCGAATCGAGCCAGTTGCAGCAGGTGATCGTGAACCTGCTCGGCAACGCGCTGGACGCGGTGCATGACGCGCCCGTGCGCCGCATCGTCATCGATGCGGCCGGGCCGGACGAAGCCGGCCGCGTGCGCTTCACGATCGCCGACAGCGGCGCCGGCATCGCACCCGAGGTGCTGCCGCACCTGTTCGAGCCGTTCGTCACGACCAAGCCGCGCGGCCAGGGCCTCGGGCTCGGCCTCGCGATCACGTCGCGCATCGTCGAGGCGTTCGGCGCGAAGATCGCCGCGACGAACCGCGACGAAGGCGGCGCGCAGTTCAGTATCGAATTCGCGGCGGCGACGCTGCAAAGGACAGAGCATGGAAGATGA
- a CDS encoding 2-hydroxycarboxylate transporter family protein, with the protein MQTSIHTPSHPEPLAEAGPATRERFWPEGWWKLMEIRIGIIPLPVYLILFGLIVGFAVTGKVPGEISMAIAVLAFFGFTCAELGKRLPLLRNIGAAAIFATFVPSALTYYHLLPKPVLNLTVEFTKSTNFLYLFIASIIVGSILSMDRRVLIQGFVKIFIPLAAGSVAAVIVGTAVGTALGLGARHTLLYIVVPIMAGGVGEGAIPLSIGYSELMHLPQGEMFAMVLPPVMLGSLTAIILSGALDMLGKRLPHLTGNGRLQVGETGDMTPENEEIRGHVDVTHIAGAGITAITLYLVGLMAHKLFGLPAPVAMLFLAVLVKLARAVSPPLQEGAFVVYKFFSTAVTYPLLFAIGVAMTPWDKLTAAFTIVNVVTIVSTVATLMGTGFVVGRLMKMYPIDTAIVNACHSGQGGTGDVAILTAANRMQLMPFAQIATRIGGAIVVTVTLILVAHFG; encoded by the coding sequence TTGCAGACCTCAATCCATACCCCGTCCCATCCCGAGCCGCTTGCCGAAGCCGGTCCCGCCACGCGCGAACGCTTCTGGCCGGAAGGCTGGTGGAAGCTGATGGAAATCCGCATCGGCATCATCCCGCTGCCGGTCTACCTGATCCTGTTCGGGCTGATCGTCGGCTTCGCGGTGACGGGCAAGGTGCCCGGCGAGATCTCGATGGCGATCGCCGTGCTCGCGTTCTTCGGCTTCACGTGCGCCGAACTCGGCAAGCGCCTGCCGCTGCTGCGCAACATCGGCGCGGCCGCGATCTTCGCGACCTTCGTGCCGTCGGCGCTCACGTACTACCACCTGCTGCCGAAGCCGGTGCTGAACCTGACGGTCGAATTCACGAAGTCGACCAACTTCCTGTACCTGTTCATCGCGTCGATCATCGTCGGCAGCATCCTGAGCATGGACCGCCGCGTGCTGATCCAGGGCTTCGTGAAGATCTTCATCCCGCTCGCCGCCGGCTCGGTCGCCGCGGTGATCGTCGGCACGGCGGTCGGCACCGCGCTCGGCCTCGGCGCGCGCCACACGCTGCTGTACATCGTCGTGCCGATCATGGCCGGCGGCGTCGGCGAAGGCGCGATTCCGCTGTCGATCGGCTATTCGGAACTGATGCACCTGCCGCAGGGCGAGATGTTCGCGATGGTGCTGCCGCCGGTGATGCTCGGCAGCCTGACCGCGATCATCCTGTCGGGCGCGCTCGACATGCTCGGCAAGCGCCTGCCGCACCTGACCGGCAACGGCCGCCTGCAGGTCGGCGAAACCGGCGACATGACGCCGGAAAACGAAGAAATCCGCGGCCACGTCGACGTCACGCACATCGCGGGCGCCGGCATCACGGCGATCACGCTGTACCTCGTCGGCCTGATGGCGCACAAGCTGTTCGGCCTGCCCGCGCCGGTCGCGATGCTGTTCCTCGCGGTGCTCGTGAAGCTCGCGCGCGCGGTGTCGCCGCCGCTGCAGGAAGGCGCGTTCGTCGTCTACAAGTTCTTCTCGACCGCCGTCACGTATCCGCTGCTGTTCGCGATCGGCGTCGCGATGACGCCGTGGGACAAGCTGACCGCCGCGTTCACGATCGTCAACGTCGTGACCATTGTGTCGACCGTCGCGACGCTGATGGGCACCGGTTTCGTGGTCGGCCGCCTGATGAAGATGTACCCTATCGACACCGCAATCGTGAACGCCTGCCATAGCGGGCAAGGCGGCACCGGCGACGTCGCGATCCTGACCGCCGCGAACCGGATGCAGTTGATGCCGTTCGCGCAGATCGCGACGCGGATCGGCGGCGCGATCGTCGTCACGGTGACGCTGATCCTGGTCGCGCACTTCGGATGA
- a CDS encoding MetQ/NlpA family ABC transporter substrate-binding protein, whose product MLHAVFSARFSSGRFAGFARPARLLAAALLAGLIGVVLPNGARADTAPLKVGISTSPQIEALKVAAKEAKAQGLDVKIVEFTDWNTPNAALANKDIDVNYFQHIPFLENANKQGGYNFVSIAPGTIMKIGLYSKKVKSFGELKDGARVAIANDPVNGGRGLLLLQRAGLITLKPGADYRATTHDIVSNPKHLKIIPLEASQLARSLDDVDLAQGYPSFIKLAGTTDPNSALLFDGTENKIFAIQWVVRPDSVNDPRIRKFIAIYQHSPAVRKALDNAFGSLYAIAW is encoded by the coding sequence ATGCTGCATGCCGTTTTTTCCGCCCGCTTTTCCTCCGGCCGTTTTGCCGGTTTCGCCCGACCGGCCCGCCTGCTGGCGGCCGCGCTGCTCGCCGGGTTGATCGGCGTCGTGCTGCCGAACGGCGCACGCGCCGACACCGCGCCGCTGAAGGTCGGCATCTCGACCAGCCCGCAGATCGAAGCGCTGAAGGTCGCCGCGAAGGAGGCGAAGGCGCAGGGGCTCGACGTGAAGATCGTCGAGTTCACCGACTGGAATACGCCGAACGCGGCGCTCGCGAACAAGGACATCGACGTCAACTATTTCCAGCACATCCCGTTTCTCGAGAACGCGAACAAACAGGGCGGCTACAACTTCGTATCGATTGCACCCGGCACGATCATGAAGATCGGCCTCTATTCGAAGAAGGTGAAAAGCTTTGGCGAGCTGAAGGACGGCGCGCGCGTCGCGATCGCGAACGACCCGGTGAACGGCGGGCGCGGGCTGTTGCTGCTGCAGCGCGCGGGCCTGATCACGCTGAAGCCGGGCGCCGATTATCGCGCGACGACGCACGACATCGTGTCCAACCCGAAGCACCTGAAGATCATTCCGCTCGAAGCGTCGCAGCTCGCGCGTTCGCTCGACGACGTCGATCTCGCGCAGGGCTACCCGAGCTTCATCAAGCTCGCCGGCACGACCGACCCGAACAGCGCGCTGTTGTTCGACGGCACCGAGAACAAGATCTTCGCGATCCAGTGGGTCGTGCGGCCCGACAGCGTGAACGATCCGCGCATCCGCAAGTTCATCGCGATCTACCAGCACTCGCCGGCCGTGCGCAAGGCGCTCGACAACGCGTTCGGCTCGCTGTACGCGATCGCGTGGTGA
- a CDS encoding LLM class flavin-dependent oxidoreductase encodes MTTANRKKILLNAFNMNCVGHINHGLWTHPRDRSAHYTDLDYWADLAKTLERGKFDGIFLADIVGVYDVFGGGPDAALRESVQVPVNDPLLLVPAMAQVTRHLGFGVTANLTYEPPYLFARRMSTLDHLTKGRVGWNIVTGYLDSAARGMGLAQQIGHDDRYERADDYMDVVYKLWEQSWDDDAVIRDAQARVFAQPGKVRRVKHDGPFYSVDAIHLSEPSLQRTPVLYQAGSSARGVEFAGRHAECVFVNGQSKAAARAAALDIRAAAARQGRDPASIRIFAGVSVVTAETERLAREKFDEYRRYASPEAGLAHFASSTGIDFAKYGLDEPISYVKTDSIQSAVDAISRKSSTGTWTVRRMLEQMSLGGRYAPIVGSPSQVADELQSWIDETGIDGFNLTRTVMPESFEDFVDWVVPELQNRGVYKEDYDPAPTLREKLFGAGARLPAWHTGAQHRPAAVPEPAHPAHA; translated from the coding sequence ATGACGACGGCGAACCGCAAGAAGATCCTGCTCAACGCGTTCAACATGAACTGCGTCGGGCACATCAATCACGGGCTGTGGACGCATCCGCGCGACCGCTCCGCGCACTACACCGATCTCGACTACTGGGCCGATCTCGCGAAGACGCTCGAACGCGGCAAGTTCGACGGGATCTTTCTTGCGGACATCGTCGGCGTATACGACGTGTTCGGCGGCGGCCCCGACGCCGCGCTGCGCGAATCGGTGCAGGTGCCCGTCAACGATCCGCTGCTGCTCGTGCCCGCGATGGCGCAGGTCACGCGGCATCTCGGCTTCGGCGTGACCGCGAACCTGACCTACGAGCCGCCTTACCTGTTCGCGCGCCGCATGTCGACGCTCGATCACCTGACGAAAGGGCGCGTGGGCTGGAACATCGTCACCGGCTATCTCGACAGCGCCGCGCGCGGGATGGGCCTCGCGCAGCAGATCGGCCACGACGACCGCTACGAGCGCGCCGACGATTACATGGACGTCGTCTACAAGCTGTGGGAACAGAGCTGGGACGACGACGCGGTGATCCGCGATGCCCAGGCGCGCGTGTTCGCGCAGCCGGGCAAGGTGCGGCGCGTGAAGCACGACGGGCCGTTCTATTCGGTCGACGCGATCCACCTGAGCGAGCCGTCGCTGCAGCGCACGCCGGTGCTGTACCAGGCCGGTTCGTCCGCGCGCGGCGTCGAGTTCGCGGGCCGGCATGCGGAATGCGTGTTCGTGAACGGGCAGAGCAAGGCCGCCGCGCGCGCGGCGGCGCTCGACATCCGCGCGGCCGCCGCGCGGCAGGGGCGCGATCCGGCGTCGATCCGGATCTTCGCGGGCGTGAGCGTCGTGACGGCCGAGACCGAGCGGCTCGCGCGCGAGAAATTCGACGAATACCGGCGCTACGCGAGCCCGGAAGCCGGCCTCGCGCATTTCGCGAGCTCGACCGGCATCGACTTCGCGAAGTACGGCCTCGACGAGCCGATCTCGTACGTGAAGACCGATTCGATCCAGTCGGCCGTCGACGCGATTTCGCGCAAGAGCTCGACCGGCACGTGGACCGTGCGCCGGATGCTCGAACAGATGTCGCTCGGCGGCCGTTATGCGCCGATCGTCGGTTCGCCGTCGCAGGTCGCGGACGAGCTGCAGTCGTGGATCGACGAGACGGGCATCGACGGCTTCAACCTGACGCGCACCGTGATGCCCGAGTCGTTCGAGGATTTCGTCGACTGGGTCGTGCCCGAACTGCAGAACCGCGGTGTCTACAAGGAAGACTACGATCCCGCGCCGACGCTGCGCGAGAAGCTGTTCGGCGCGGGCGCGCGCCTGCCCGCATGGCACACCGGCGCGCAGCACCGGCCGGCCGCCGTGCCCGAACCCGCGCATCCCGCGCATGCCTGA
- a CDS encoding methionine ABC transporter ATP-binding protein, translating into MTQLFDTLGFIDASAARAGAAATVHEKTATPADGVAVSLEQVGKVFATPRGHAAALRDVTLDVRRGEVFGIIGRSGAGKSTLLRLVNGLERPSSGRVRVQGVDVGALDEDGLVALRRRTGMVFQHFNLLSAKTVFENVALPLKIAGVPKAERVRKVDALLELVGLAAKRDAYPASLSGGQKQRVGIARALVHDPEVLLCDEATSALDPETTQSILALLADINRRLGLTIVLITHEMEVIRAVCDTVAVIEQGEVVETGPVWRVFGDPRHGATRALLSTLVHDLPAELAARVQPLPEQAALPDGAQVVLDVRYTGESGGEPDVGALAAALGGSVRFLHGGIERIQGHAQGRLVIAASPRADEAGQSSARGDAVAALLERARRHANHAEVLGYV; encoded by the coding sequence ATGACGCAATTGTTCGATACGCTGGGTTTCATCGACGCATCGGCCGCGCGTGCCGGCGCCGCTGCGACGGTGCACGAGAAAACGGCCACGCCGGCTGATGGTGTGGCCGTGTCGCTGGAGCAGGTCGGTAAGGTGTTCGCGACGCCGCGCGGCCACGCCGCCGCGTTGCGCGACGTGACGCTCGACGTGCGGCGCGGCGAGGTATTCGGGATCATCGGCCGCAGCGGTGCCGGGAAGTCGACGCTGCTGCGGCTCGTGAACGGGCTCGAACGGCCGAGCTCGGGCCGCGTGCGCGTGCAGGGCGTCGACGTCGGCGCGCTCGACGAGGACGGGCTCGTCGCACTGCGCCGCCGCACCGGCATGGTGTTCCAGCATTTCAACCTGCTCTCCGCGAAGACGGTATTCGAGAACGTCGCGCTGCCGCTTAAGATCGCCGGCGTGCCGAAGGCCGAGCGCGTGCGCAAGGTCGACGCGCTGCTCGAACTCGTCGGGCTCGCCGCGAAGCGCGATGCGTATCCGGCGAGCCTGTCGGGCGGGCAGAAGCAGCGCGTCGGCATTGCCCGCGCGCTCGTGCACGATCCCGAGGTGCTGCTGTGCGACGAGGCGACGTCGGCGCTCGATCCCGAGACGACGCAGTCGATCCTCGCGCTGCTCGCCGACATCAACCGCCGCCTCGGGCTGACGATCGTGCTGATCACGCACGAGATGGAAGTGATCCGCGCGGTGTGCGACACGGTCGCGGTGATCGAACAGGGCGAAGTCGTCGAAACGGGCCCCGTGTGGCGCGTGTTCGGCGATCCGCGCCACGGCGCGACGCGCGCGCTGCTCAGCACGCTCGTGCACGACCTGCCGGCCGAACTGGCCGCGCGCGTGCAGCCGCTGCCCGAGCAGGCCGCATTGCCGGACGGCGCGCAGGTCGTGCTCGACGTTCGTTATACGGGCGAAAGCGGCGGCGAGCCGGACGTCGGCGCGCTCGCGGCGGCGCTCGGCGGCTCCGTGCGTTTCCTGCACGGCGGCATCGAGCGGATCCAGGGGCATGCGCAAGGGCGGCTCGTGATCGCGGCTTCGCCGCGCGCGGATGAAGCCGGCCAGTCGTCGGCACGCGGCGACGCGGTCGCCGCGCTGCTCGAACGTGCGCGCCGCCACGCGAATCACGCGGAGGTGCTCGGTTATGTTTGA
- a CDS encoding methionine ABC transporter permease: MFELWWPELLDAIRDTLSMVAASAAIAALIGIPLAVILVTTAPGGIYARRGVNAVLGALVNVFRSTPFIILLVALLPFTRVLIGTTIGVWAAVVPLSIAAIPFFARIAEVSLREVDRGLIEAALAMGAKRRHIVWHVLLPEALPGMLGGFTITVVALIGSTAMAGAVGAGGLGDLAIRYGYQRFDTTVMVTVIVILIALVSAVQITGDRLVRRVTRRT, translated from the coding sequence ATGTTTGAACTCTGGTGGCCCGAACTGCTCGACGCGATCCGCGACACGCTGTCGATGGTCGCCGCGTCGGCCGCGATCGCGGCGCTGATCGGCATCCCGCTCGCGGTGATCCTCGTGACCACCGCGCCCGGCGGCATCTACGCGCGGCGCGGCGTGAACGCGGTGCTCGGCGCGCTCGTCAACGTGTTCCGCTCGACGCCGTTCATCATCCTGCTCGTCGCGCTGCTGCCGTTCACGCGCGTGCTGATCGGCACGACGATCGGCGTATGGGCGGCCGTCGTGCCGTTGTCGATCGCCGCGATCCCGTTCTTCGCGCGGATCGCCGAAGTGAGCCTGCGCGAAGTCGATCGCGGGCTGATCGAGGCCGCGCTCGCGATGGGTGCGAAGCGCCGCCACATCGTGTGGCACGTGCTGCTGCCGGAGGCGCTGCCCGGCATGCTCGGCGGCTTCACGATCACCGTTGTCGCGCTGATCGGCTCGACCGCGATGGCGGGCGCCGTCGGCGCGGGCGGGCTCGGCGATCTCGCGATCCGCTACGGCTACCAGCGCTTCGACACCACCGTCATGGTGACCGTGATCGTGATCCTGATCGCACTCGTTTCGGCCGTGCAAATCACGGGCGACCGCCTGGTCCGACGCGTGACCCGGCGCACCTGA